CTCCGTTTGAAGGGTGACTACCTGGCTGTTGCGACACTAGGTGTTTCAGAAATCATTCGTATCTTTATCATTAATGGTGGAAGTTTGACCAACGGTGCTGCTGGTATCTTGGGTATTCCAAACTTTACCAACTGGCAAATGGTTTATCTATTTGTGGTGATCACAACTATTGCAACTCTCAACTTCTTACGTAGTCCAATTGGACGCTCTACTCTATCTGTTCGTGAGGATGAGATTGCTGCAGAATCCGTTGGGGTAAACACTACAAAGATCAAGATTATCGCTTTTGTCTTTGGTGCTATTACAGCAAGTATTGCTGGTTCACTTCAGGCTGGTTTTATCGGATCTGTTGTTCCAAAAGATTACACCTTTATTAATTCCATCAATGTGTTGATTATCGTTGTATTTGGTGGACTTGGATCGATTACTGGTACCATCGTTTCAGCGATTGTTTTAGGAATTTTAAATATGCTCCTTCAGGATGTAGCAAGCGTACGTATGATCATCTACGCTTTGGCTCTTGTATTGGTCATGATTTTCAGACCAGGTGGACTTCTTGGGACATGGGAATTGAGTCTATCACGTTTCTTTAAAAAATCGAAGAAGGAGGGACAAAACTAATGGCATTACTTGAAGTTAAACAGTTAACCAAACATTTTGGCGGTCTAACAGCTGTTGGAGATGTCACTCTTGAATTGAACGAGGGAGAATTGGTTGGTCTGATTGGACCAAACGGGGCTGGTAAAACAACCCTTTTCAATCTCTTGACTGGTGTTTATGAACCGAGCGAAGGTACTGTGACACTAGATGGTCACCTCCTAAATGGGAAAACTCCCTATAAGATTGCCTCACTTGGTCTCAGTCGTACCTTCCAAAATATTCGTTTGTTCAAGGACTTGACAGTTTTGGAAAATGTTTTGATTGCATTTAGCAATCATCATAAACAACATGTTCTTGCGAGCTTCCTACGCCTACCAGCTTTTTATAAGAACGAGGAAGAATTAAAAAGCAAAGCTTTGGACTTGCTGAAGATTTTTGATTTGGATGGTGACGCAGATACTCTTGCCAAGAATCTGGCCTATGGCCAACAACGTCGATTAGAAATCGTTCGTGCTCTGGCAACTGAACCTAAAATCCTCTTTTTGGACGAACCTGCAGCTGGTATGAATCCACAAGAAACAGCTGAATTGACAGAATTGATCCGTCGTATCAAAGATGAATTTAAAATTACCATCATGCTTATCGAACATGACATGAATTTGGTTATGGAAGTTACTGAGCGTATCTATGTTCTTGAATATGGTCGGTTGATTGCTCATGGGACTCCGGATGAGATCAAGAACAACAAACGCGTTATCGAAGCTTATCTAGGAGGTGAAGCCTGATGTCTATGTTAAAAGTTGAAAACCTCTCTGTGCATTACGGTATGATCCAAGCAGTTCGTGATGTAAGTTTCGAGGTTAATGAAGGTGAAGTTGTTTCCCTTATCGGTGCCAATGGTGCCGGTAAAACAACCATTCTTCGTACCCTTTCAGGTTTGGTTCGTCCAAGTGCTGGTAAAATTGAGTTTTTGGGAAAAGAAATTCAAAAGTTGCCTGCGCAAAAAATCGTGGCAGGTGGCCTTTCACAAGTTCCTGAAGGACGCCATGTTTTCCCAGGTTTGACTGTTATGGAAAACTTAGAAATGGGAGCCTTTTTAAAGAAAAATCGTGAAGAAAATCAAGCCAACTTGAAAAAAGTCTTTTCACGTTTCCCTCGTCTTGAAGAGCGTAAAAACCAAGATGCGGCAACTCTTTCAGGTGGTGAACAGCAGATGCTTGCTATGGGACGCGCTCTCATGTCTACACCTAAGCTCCTTCTCCTGGATGAGCCGTCAATGGGACTTGCCCCAATTTTTATCCAAGAAATTTTTGATATCATTCAAGATATTCAGAAGCAAGGAACAACAGTTCTCCTAATTGAGCAGAACGCCAACAAGGCCCTTGCTATCTCTGACCGTGGTTATGTCCTTGAAACAGGCAAGATTGTCCTATCAGGAACAGGAAAAGAACTCGCAGCATCCGATGAAGTCAGAAAAGCATATCTAGGTGGCTAAACTAGTCTGGGAGACTAGTTTAGGCTGTGGATGGAGATTGCGCACGCAATCCCTCTATAGTCCGAGGGACCTTTTTAGTCGGCAGATAAGGATTGCGTAAGTAATCATACAATCCAGTGGATTGTTTTAGTCGGCGGATAAGAATTGCGTATGCAATTCTCCTCTAGTCTGGGAGACTAGTTTAGGTTGTGGATGGAGATGATAATAGGTTTTCAATACTAATTGCTAGTATCCTTAACAACTGAAAGAAATATAAATAATGATTGCTAACTTGCACATATAGAGCTCTAGATTAGAGCTCTTTTTTGTAAAAGACTCAGATTATTCAAAATCTTGAAAAAGAGATGAAAGCGTTTGATAGATTTTCTAAGAAAGTGTATAATAAAAATAGCAATATAGAAGGAGAAGTCTCATGGCAGTTAAAGATTTCATGACCCGTAAGGTAGTTTATATCAGTCCAGATACGACTGTAGCACACGCAGCAGATTTGATGCGCGAGCAAGGTTTGCACCGTTTACCTGTTATCGAAAACGATCAATTAGTTGGATTGGTAACAGAAGGAACCATTGCGGAAGCCAGCCCATCTAAAGCAACCAGTCTCTCTATCTATGAGATGAATTATCTTCTGAATAAAACCAAAGTAAAAGATGTAATGATTCGAGATGTCGTGACGGTTTCTGGCTATGCTAGTCTAGAAGATGCGACCTACCTGATGCTGAAAAATAAAATTGGGATATTGCCAGTCGTAGACAATCATCAGGTCTACGGCGTCATTACAGACCGCGATGTTTTTCAGGCTTTCTTGGAAATCGCCGGATACGGAGAAGAGGGGATTCGGGTTCGTTTCATTACAGAAAATGAAGTCGGAGTACTGGGGAAAATTGTAGCTTTAATTGTAGAAGAGGATTTAAATATTTCCCATACTGTAAACATTCCACGTAAGGATGGCAAGGTCGTCATCGAAGTTCAAATTGATGGAAAAATCGATTTGACTGCATTAAAGGAAAAGTTTGAAAAAGAAGGAATTCAAGTGGAGGAGATTACTCATACCTCTGCCAAAGTCCTTTAAACAAGAGGCTTTAGAGCCTCTTTTCTTCTGCCATCAAAAGCGGTGAAAAGCAAAATATGGAAAGAAATGAGAGATTATGGTATAATAAAACGATATGAAAAGGAGTATCTATGGACATTTCAGAAATTCGTCAAAAAATTGACGCAAATCGTGAAAAATTAGCTTCTTTTAGGGGGTCTCTTTGACCTCGAAGGCTTAGAGGAAGAGATTGCCATCTTGGAAAACAAGATGACAGAACCTGATTTTTGGAACGATAATATCGCGGCCCAAAAAACGTCGCAAGAATTGAATGAATTAAAAAACACCTACAATACCTTCCGTAAAATGGAAGAGTTGCAGGATGAAGTTGAGATTTTATTGGACTTTTTAGCAGAAGACGAGTCAGTCCATGATGAACTGGTCGAACAGTTGACAGAACTGGATATGATGATGACCAGCTACGAGATGACCCTTCTCTTGTCAGAACCTTATGACCATAATAATGCAATCTTGGAAATCCATCCAGGATCTGGTGGTACTGAGGCACAGGACTGGGGCGATATGTTGCTTCGTATGTATACTCGTTATGGAAATGCCAAAGGCTTTAAAGTAGAAGTCTTGGATTACCAAGCTGGTGATGAAGCAGGTATCAAGTCTGTGACCTTGTCTTTTGAAGGACCCAATGCTTATGGCCTACTTAAATCAGAAATGGGTGTTCACCGTTTAGTCCGTATTTCGCCATTTGACTCTGCCAAACGTCGCCATACCTCTTTCACATCTGTAGAAGTAATGCCAGAGTTGGATGATACCATCGAAGTGGAGATTCGTGAAGATGATATCAAAATGGATACCTTCCGTTCAGGTGGTGCTGGTGGACAAAACGTCAATAAGGTTTCAACAGGTGTGCGTTTGACACACATTCCTACGGGAACTGTCGTCCAATCAACGGTCGATCGTACCCAGTATGGAAATAGAGATCGTGCCATGAAGATGTTGCAGGCTAAGCTCTATCAAATGGAGCAAGAAAAGAAAGCTGCGGAAGTTGATTCCCTTAAAGGTGAGAAAAAAGAAATCACATGGGGAAGCCAAATCCGTTCATATGTTTTCACGCCTTATACTATGGTAAAAGATCACCGTACAAGCTTTGAAGTTGCTCAGGTAGATAAGGTGATGGATGGAGACCTTGATGGTTTTATCGATGCCTACCTCAAGTGGCGAATCAGCTAAGATAGAAAGGAACTCATATGTCAATCATTGAAATGAGAGATGTTGTCAAAAAGTATGACAATGGAACGACTGCCCTGCGTGGTGTATCTGTTACTATTGAACCAGGAGAGTTTGCCTATATCGTAGGACCTTCTGGAGCAGGTAAGTCAACCTTTATTCGAGCTTTATATCGAGAAGTAAAGATCGAAAAAGGAAGCCTATCAGTTGCAGGCTTTAATTTAGTTAAAATTAAGAAGAAAGATGTCCCACTACTACGTCGTAGTGTCGGGGTAGTCTTTCAGGATTACAAACTTTTGCCTAAGAAGACCGTTTATGAGAATATTGCCTATGCAATGGAAGTAATCGGTGAGAGCCGTCGCAATATCAAAAAACGTGTTATGGAAGTATTGGACCTGGTTGGTTTGAAACATAAGGTTCGCTCTTTCCCTAATGAACTCTCAGGTGGAGAGCAGCAACGGATTGCGATTGCTCGCGCGATTGTCAACAATCCTAAGGTATTGATTGCCGATGAGCCAACAGGAAACTTGGACCCAGATAATTCATGGGAAATTATGAATCTGTTGGAACGCATCAATCTCCAAGGTACTACTGTCTTGATGGCAACCCACAATAGCCAGATTGTAAATACCTTGCGCCACCGTGTCATTGCCATTGAAAATGGCCGTGTCGTTCGTGACGAAGCTAAAGGAGAATATGGATACGATGATTAGTAGATTTTTTCGCCATTTATTTGAATCATTAAAAAGTTTAAAACGAAATGGCTGGATGACAGTAGCAGCAGTGAGTTCGGTTATGATTACCTTAACACTCGTTGCCCTGTTTGCATCTGTAATTTTTAATACAGCAAAACTGGCTACCGATATTGAAAACAACGTTCGGGTCATGGTTTACATTCGTAAGGATGTAGCTGATAACAGTGAAACGATTGAAAAAGAAGGTCAGACAGTTACCAATAATGACTACCACAAGGTCTATGATGCTTTGAAAGCTATGCCTGCTGTTAAAAGTGTTACCTTCTCAAGTAAAGAAGAACAGTACGAAAAACTAACGGAAACAATGGGTGACGATTGGAAGGTCTTTGAAGGGGATGCAAACCCTCTCTATGATGCTTATGTCGTTGATACAAATTCTCCGAGTGATGTTAAAACGGTAGCTGAAGAAGCTAAAAAAATTGAGGGAGTATCAGAGGTTCAAGATGGTGGAGCCAACACTCAACGACTTTTTGAACTAGCTTCCTTTATCCGTGTTTGGGGATTGGTTATTGCAGGGCTCTTAATTTTTATCGCAGTCTTCCTCATTTCCAATACCATTCGTATCACTATTATTTCACGTAGTCGTGAGATTCAGATCATGCGTCTTGTAGGAGCGAAAAATGGCTATATCCGTGGTCCATTCTTGCTAGAAGGTGCTTTTATTGGCTTGCTTGGTGCAGCAATTCCTTCAGTCCTTGTATTCTTTGTTTACAATATGGTTTATCAATCGGTCAATAAATCCTTGGTAGGTCAAAACTTGTCAATGATTACGCCAGATGTGTTTATCCCTCTGATGACAGTCCTATTATTTATAATCGGAATTTTCATTGGTTCAATTGGTTCAGGGATTTCAATGCGTCGATTCTTGAAGATCTAGTTGGATTTAAATGCAAATTGCAGAACAAATCAGAAAAATAATACATATTTAAAAGAGAAGTTTTCGTAAACTTCTCTTTTTCCTTTCTAAAAATTAAAAAAATAGACAATTTTTTTATAAAAGCCTTTACAAAAAAAATAAAAGTGGTATAATTAATACATAACCAAATGCAAACGTTTTCGTAAAACGTTTGCCTAAATAAAATAAAGGAGATTTGAATGATGAAAGCTACATTCAAAAATGTCTTGTCTTTCGAATTTTGGCAAAAATTCGGTAAGGCTTTAATGGTGGTTATCGCCGTTATGCCAGCGGCGGGATTGATGATCTCAATCGGTAAATCAATCGTGATGATCGACCCAAACCTTGCTCCTCTAGTGATTACAGGTGGAATCCTTGAGCAAATTGGTTGGGGGGTTATCGGTAACCTTCATATCTTGTTTGCCCTTGCTATTGGGGGAAGCTGGGCAAAAGAACGTGCAGGTGGTGCATTTGCAGCCGGACTTGCCTTTATCTTGATTAACCGTATCACAGGTACTATCTTCGGTGTTACAGGTGATATGTTGAAAAACCCTGAAGCAATGGTTACTACTTTCTTTGGTGGTTCAATCAAGGTTGCTGACTACTTTATCAGCGTTCTTGAGGCACCAGCGCTTAACATGGGGGTTTTCGTAGGGATTATCTCTGGTTTTGTTGGGGCAACAGCTTATAACAAATACTACAACTTCCGTAAACTTCCTGATGCCCTTTCATTCTTCAATGGTAAACGTTTCGTACCATTCGTCGTTATTCTTCGTTCAACTATTGCTGCAATTGTACTTGCTGCCTTTTGGCCAGTAGTTCAAACAGGTATCAACAACTTTGGTATTTGGATTGCCAACTCACAAGAAACTGCTCCAGTTCTTGCACCATTCTTGTATGGTACTTTGGAACGTTTGCTCTTGCCATTCGGTCTTCACCACATGTTGACTATCCCAATGAACTATACAGCTCTTGGTGGAACATACGAAGTGTTAACTGGTGCTGCAAAAGGAACACAAGTATTTGGTCAAGATCCACTTTGGCTTGCATGGGTAACTGACCTTGTTAACCTTAAAGGTTCAAATGCTGACCAATACCAACACCTTCTTACAACAGTCACTCCAGCTCGTTTCAAAGTTGGACAAATGATCGGTTCATTTGGTATCTTGATGGGTGTCATCGTTGCTATCTACCGCAATGTTGATGCTGACAAGAAACACCAATACAAGGGTATGATGATTGCGACAGCCCTTGCAACATTCTTGACAGGGGTTACTGAACCTATCGAGTATATGTTCATGTTCATCGCAACACCGCTTTACCTTGTTTATTCAGTAGTTCAAGGTGCTGCCTTTGCTATGGCAGATATTGTTCACCTTCGTGTCCACTCATTTGGTTCAATTGAATTCTTGACTCGTACACCATTGGCAATTAATGCTGGTATTGGTATGGATATCGTTAACTTTATCTGGGTAACTGTTCTCTTTGCGGTTATCATGTACTTCATTGCCAACTTCATGATCAAGAAATTCAACTACGCAACTCCAGGACGTAACGGAAACTACGAAACAGCTGAAGGAGCATCAGAAGAAGCAGCTCCTGGAACTCCAAAAGTTGCAGCAGCTTCTCAAGCCGTAAATATCATTAACCTTCTTGGTGGTCGTGCAAATATCGTAGATGTGGATGCATGTATGACTCGTCTTCGTGTAACTGTTAAAGATGCAGATCGCGTTGGTACTGAGGAACAATGGAAAGCAGAAGGAGCTATGGGTCTTGTCATGAAAGGACAAGGTGTCCAAGCTATCTACGGACCAAAAGCTGACGTATTGAAATCTGATATCCAAGATATTCTTGACTCAGGTGAAATTATTCCTGAAACTCTTCCAAGCCAAATGACAGAAAACCAACAAAATACTGTACACTACAAAGGTGTAACTGAAGAAGTTTACTCAGTAGCTGACGGTCAAGTTGTTGCTTTGGAACAAGTGGAAGATCCAGTTTTTGCTCAAAAAATGATGGGTGATGGATTTGCAGTAGAACCAGCAAATGGTAACATTGTATCTCCAGTTACTGGTACTGTATCAAGTATCTTCCCAACAAAACACGCTCTTGGTCTTGTCACTGACTCAGGTCTTGAAGTGCTTGTTCATATTGGTTTGGATACAGTAAGTCTTGAAGGAAAACCATTTACTGTTCATGTCTCTGAAGGACAAAAAGTGGCTGCTGGTGATCTTCTTGTTACAGCTGACTTGGATGCTATTCGAGAAGCAGAACGCAAAACATCAACAGTGGTTGTCTTCACAAATGGTGATGTCCTCAAATCAGTTAAATTAGAACAAACAGGTTCTCTTGCAGCTAAAACAGCAGTTGCTAAAGTAGAATTGTAATATACTTGGGGTTGGAAGCTGTTTTCCAACCTCTTGTTTTAGGAGAAAAGCATGAAATTTCTAACACTCAATACTCACAGTTGGATGGAGAAGGAAGCAGAGGAAAAATTCCAAATCTTACTCCAAGACATTCTCGAGAAGGACTATGATTTGATTTGTTTCCAAGAAATTAATCAAGAAATGACCTCGCCTGAGGTAGAGGTTAATAATCACTATCAAGCTTTACCATCAGCAGAACCCATTCATCAGGATCACTATGTCCAACTCCTGGTTGAAAAATTGGCTGAGAAAGGTAAAAACTACTACTGGACTTGGGCTTACAATCATATTGGCTATGACCGCTACCATGAAGGTGTAGCTATCTTATCCAAAACACCTATTAAGGCGCGTGAGATTTTAGTATCAGATGTAGATGATCCAACGGACTACCATACTCGTCGCGTTGCCTTGGTTGAGACAGAAGTTGAAGGCAAGGAACTTGCTCTTGCAAGCGTTCATCTCTCTTGGTGGGATAAAGGTTTCCAAGAAGAGTGGGCACGGTTTGAGGCTGTACTAAAAGAGTTGAATAAACCTCTGATTTTAGCAGGTGATTTTAATAATCCAGCTGGTCAGGAAGGCAATCAAGCGATTTTAGCTAGTCCATTAGGATTACAAGACGCGTTTGAAGTTGCAAAAGAAAGAAGTGGTAGCTATACCGTTCCACCAGAAATTGATGGTTGGAAAGGCAACACTGAACCACTACGAATCGACTACGTCTTTACGACTAAAGAGTTAGAAGTAGAGAGTTTACAAGTAGTTTTTGATGGACAAAATAGTCCACAAGTCAGTGATCATTATGGTTTGAATGCTGTATTGACCTGGAAATAATGAAAGAGGTTGGAATCAGAGGTTCCAACCTTTTAAGCTACTTGAATCTTTACTACAGAACTGAGACTCAAATGGGACTACTGCAATAGGACAAAATATGGTATAATTGAAAGGATAGAATCGAGGATAGTATGTCATTTAAGAAATTTCAATTTAAAAATTATATAGCAGAAGCCTTGGAGGAGTTGAAATTCTCAACTCCAACAGAGGTACAAGAAAAATTAATCCCTATTGTACTGGCAGGTCGTGATTTGGTGGGCGAGTCAAAAACAGGTTCAGGAAAGACTCATACTTTCTTGTTACCGATTTTCCAGCAATTAGATGAAACTAGCGATAGTGTGCAAGCAGTCATCACTGCACCAAGTCGTGAGTTGGCCACTCAAATCTACCAAGCAGCTCGTCAGATTGCAGCTCACTCAGATGTCGAAGTTCGTGTGGTTAATTATGTGGGTGGTACGGATAAGGCACGTCAGATTGAAAAACTTGCCAGCAACCAACCACATATCGTTATCGGAACGCCAGGTCGCATCTATGACTTGGTCAAATCTGGTGATTTGGCTATTCACAAGGCTAAGACCTTTGTTGTCGATGAAGCCGATATGACCTTGGATATGGGATTCTTGGAAACAGTCGATAAGATTGCAGGTAGCCTTCCAAAAGACTTGCAATTCATGGTCTTTTCAGCAACTATTCCACAAAAATTGCAACCATTCTTGAAAAAATACTTGTCAAATCCTGTCATGGAAAAAATCAAGACAAAAACAGTCATCTCAGATACGATTGATAACTGGTTGATTTCGACCAAGGGACGAGATAAGAATGCTCAGATTTATGAGTTGACGCAAGCCATGCAACCATATCTAGCCATGATTTTTGTTAATACCAAAACGCGTGCAGATGAATTGCATACATACTTAACAGCTCAAGGTTTGAAGGTAGCTAAGATTCATGGGGATATTGCTCCTCGTGAACGCAAGCGGATCATGAATCAGGTGAAAAATCTGGATTTTGAGTACATTGTCGCAACGGACTTGGCAGCGCGTGGAATTGATATTGAAGGGGTTAGTCATGTCATCAATGACGCCATTCCGCAAGACTTGTCCTTCTTTGTTCACCGTGTTGGACGAACTGGGCGCAACGGACTGCCTGGTACAGCTATTACCCTTTACCAGCCAAGTGATGACTCGGATATCCGTGAGTTGGAGAAATTAGGGATCAAGTTTACTCCTAAGATGGTCAAAGATGGAGAGTTTCAAGATACCTATGACCGTGATCGTCGTGCTAATCGTGAAAAGAAGCAGGACAAGCTTGATATTGAAATGATTGGCTTGGTTAAAAAGAAAAAGAAAAAAGTCAAACCAGGCTATAAGAAGAAGATTCAATGGGCGGTGGATGAAAAACGTCGCAAAACCAAGCGTGCTGAAAATCGTGCTCGTGGCCGTGCCGAGCGCAAAGCCAAACGCCAAACATTTTAAAAACTCAGTAGAATCACCTGATTCTACTGAGTTTTTATTTCCTGAAGTATTCGATAGAACTAATAATTATATACTTAAAAAAATTTGATTTATAAAACAGTATCAGCTTTAAAACTTGTTTTTAGACCAACATTTTATTGAAATTGTAAGGAAAAAAATTGAAAACTATACAAATTTGTGTTATCATACTATAAAACAATCGGATTATACCATTTGATCCGTGAAAAGAAAAGGGGACTTCTATGGATAAATCATTTATGAAACAACAACGTTTTTCATTCCGTAAAATGAAAGTTGGGTTGGCTTCTGTAGCAATTTTGTTTGCTTTTGCTCAGGTCGGACAAGTGTCTGCAGATGAAACAACACAACCGGCATCTACTTCAGCTGAAACAGTAAAGAAAACCGAAGCAAATAAATCGGCAGTCGAAGCTGCTGTAGCAGAAATTAAAGCTGATGAGGCGAAACCAGTCGTTAACAAATCAGATGCAAAACCTGGAGAACTTGTTGATGTTTCTAAGAAGGTTTCACCTATTGACGTGAAAGAACGCCAAGAAGGTGATCAAAAGATTCATGAAGAAACTGCAACAGTCGAAGTCACAAAGACAGAAGTGGCTCCTGTAAAAAGCGAAGAACTTCCTGCTCCAAAGACTGAAACAACTGAGAGTACAGTGAGCGGGAAAGATGAAGATGGAAATTCTTATACCCAATATGAACGTGTTGATAAAACAACTACAGTCGAAATCAAGAAAGCGACAAGAACGATTTCAAAATCTAACTCTGCCGATATCGTTTTTGTTGTTGACCGTTCAGCATCTATGTCTCGAACTATTGACACTGTCCGTAACAATATCAATGAGTTTGCAAGAAATCTTGCTAAAGATGGAGTAGCAGCACGTTTTGGATTAGCTACCTTTAGTGATGAAGTATATGGACGTATAGGTGGATTAGCAGATGAGGGTACAATTTTAACAAAATTTAATGAATCTTATTTTACCTCTGACCCAGCTGAGCTTGAAAAAGCCTTAGCAGGCATTAAGCTTGCACATGGTGGAGACTTCCCTGAAACATCTACACCTACTCTTACACAAATTGTTTCAACCTACGACTGG
The sequence above is a segment of the Streptococcus oralis ATCC 35037 genome. Coding sequences within it:
- the ftsX gene encoding permease-like cell division protein FtsX, producing MISRFFRHLFESLKSLKRNGWMTVAAVSSVMITLTLVALFASVIFNTAKLATDIENNVRVMVYIRKDVADNSETIEKEGQTVTNNDYHKVYDALKAMPAVKSVTFSSKEEQYEKLTETMGDDWKVFEGDANPLYDAYVVDTNSPSDVKTVAEEAKKIEGVSEVQDGGANTQRLFELASFIRVWGLVIAGLLIFIAVFLISNTIRITIISRSREIQIMRLVGAKNGYIRGPFLLEGAFIGLLGAAIPSVLVFFVYNMVYQSVNKSLVGQNLSMITPDVFIPLMTVLLFIIGIFIGSIGSGISMRRFLKI
- a CDS encoding DEAD/DEAH box helicase, which codes for MSFKKFQFKNYIAEALEELKFSTPTEVQEKLIPIVLAGRDLVGESKTGSGKTHTFLLPIFQQLDETSDSVQAVITAPSRELATQIYQAARQIAAHSDVEVRVVNYVGGTDKARQIEKLASNQPHIVIGTPGRIYDLVKSGDLAIHKAKTFVVDEADMTLDMGFLETVDKIAGSLPKDLQFMVFSATIPQKLQPFLKKYLSNPVMEKIKTKTVISDTIDNWLISTKGRDKNAQIYELTQAMQPYLAMIFVNTKTRADELHTYLTAQGLKVAKIHGDIAPRERKRIMNQVKNLDFEYIVATDLAARGIDIEGVSHVINDAIPQDLSFFVHRVGRTGRNGLPGTAITLYQPSDDSDIRELEKLGIKFTPKMVKDGEFQDTYDRDRRANREKKQDKLDIEMIGLVKKKKKKVKPGYKKKIQWAVDEKRRKTKRAENRARGRAERKAKRQTF
- a CDS encoding CBS domain-containing protein — translated: MAVKDFMTRKVVYISPDTTVAHAADLMREQGLHRLPVIENDQLVGLVTEGTIAEASPSKATSLSIYEMNYLLNKTKVKDVMIRDVVTVSGYASLEDATYLMLKNKIGILPVVDNHQVYGVITDRDVFQAFLEIAGYGEEGIRVRFITENEVGVLGKIVALIVEEDLNISHTVNIPRKDGKVVIEVQIDGKIDLTALKEKFEKEGIQVEEITHTSAKVL
- a CDS encoding PTS transporter subunit IIBC; protein product: MMKATFKNVLSFEFWQKFGKALMVVIAVMPAAGLMISIGKSIVMIDPNLAPLVITGGILEQIGWGVIGNLHILFALAIGGSWAKERAGGAFAAGLAFILINRITGTIFGVTGDMLKNPEAMVTTFFGGSIKVADYFISVLEAPALNMGVFVGIISGFVGATAYNKYYNFRKLPDALSFFNGKRFVPFVVILRSTIAAIVLAAFWPVVQTGINNFGIWIANSQETAPVLAPFLYGTLERLLLPFGLHHMLTIPMNYTALGGTYEVLTGAAKGTQVFGQDPLWLAWVTDLVNLKGSNADQYQHLLTTVTPARFKVGQMIGSFGILMGVIVAIYRNVDADKKHQYKGMMIATALATFLTGVTEPIEYMFMFIATPLYLVYSVVQGAAFAMADIVHLRVHSFGSIEFLTRTPLAINAGIGMDIVNFIWVTVLFAVIMYFIANFMIKKFNYATPGRNGNYETAEGASEEAAPGTPKVAAASQAVNIINLLGGRANIVDVDACMTRLRVTVKDADRVGTEEQWKAEGAMGLVMKGQGVQAIYGPKADVLKSDIQDILDSGEIIPETLPSQMTENQQNTVHYKGVTEEVYSVADGQVVALEQVEDPVFAQKMMGDGFAVEPANGNIVSPVTGTVSSIFPTKHALGLVTDSGLEVLVHIGLDTVSLEGKPFTVHVSEGQKVAAGDLLVTADLDAIREAERKTSTVVVFTNGDVLKSVKLEQTGSLAAKTAVAKVEL
- a CDS encoding endonuclease/exonuclease/phosphatase family protein, producing the protein MKFLTLNTHSWMEKEAEEKFQILLQDILEKDYDLICFQEINQEMTSPEVEVNNHYQALPSAEPIHQDHYVQLLVEKLAEKGKNYYWTWAYNHIGYDRYHEGVAILSKTPIKAREILVSDVDDPTDYHTRRVALVETEVEGKELALASVHLSWWDKGFQEEWARFEAVLKELNKPLILAGDFNNPAGQEGNQAILASPLGLQDAFEVAKERSGSYTVPPEIDGWKGNTEPLRIDYVFTTKELEVESLQVVFDGQNSPQVSDHYGLNAVLTWK
- the ftsE gene encoding cell division ATP-binding protein FtsE, which produces MSIIEMRDVVKKYDNGTTALRGVSVTIEPGEFAYIVGPSGAGKSTFIRALYREVKIEKGSLSVAGFNLVKIKKKDVPLLRRSVGVVFQDYKLLPKKTVYENIAYAMEVIGESRRNIKKRVMEVLDLVGLKHKVRSFPNELSGGEQQRIAIARAIVNNPKVLIADEPTGNLDPDNSWEIMNLLERINLQGTTVLMATHNSQIVNTLRHRVIAIENGRVVRDEAKGEYGYDD
- a CDS encoding ABC transporter ATP-binding protein → MSMLKVENLSVHYGMIQAVRDVSFEVNEGEVVSLIGANGAGKTTILRTLSGLVRPSAGKIEFLGKEIQKLPAQKIVAGGLSQVPEGRHVFPGLTVMENLEMGAFLKKNREENQANLKKVFSRFPRLEERKNQDAATLSGGEQQMLAMGRALMSTPKLLLLDEPSMGLAPIFIQEIFDIIQDIQKQGTTVLLIEQNANKALAISDRGYVLETGKIVLSGTGKELAASDEVRKAYLGG
- a CDS encoding branched-chain amino acid ABC transporter permease; this encodes MKTNLKVNILWLFLLLAGYGLISVLVSAGVLNLFHVQILEQIGINIILAVGLNLIVGFSGQFSLGHAGFMAIGAYAAAIIGSKSPTYGAFFGAMVLGALISGAVALFVGIPTLRLKGDYLAVATLGVSEIIRIFIINGGSLTNGAAGILGIPNFTNWQMVYLFVVITTIATLNFLRSPIGRSTLSVREDEIAAESVGVNTTKIKIIAFVFGAITASIAGSLQAGFIGSVVPKDYTFINSINVLIIVVFGGLGSITGTIVSAIVLGILNMLLQDVASVRMIIYALALVLVMIFRPGGLLGTWELSLSRFFKKSKKEGQN
- the prfB gene encoding peptide chain release factor 2 (programmed frameshift), which encodes MDISEIRQKIDANREKLASFRGSLDLEGLEEEIAILENKMTEPDFWNDNIAAQKTSQELNELKNTYNTFRKMEELQDEVEILLDFLAEDESVHDELVEQLTELDMMMTSYEMTLLLSEPYDHNNAILEIHPGSGGTEAQDWGDMLLRMYTRYGNAKGFKVEVLDYQAGDEAGIKSVTLSFEGPNAYGLLKSEMGVHRLVRISPFDSAKRRHTSFTSVEVMPELDDTIEVEIREDDIKMDTFRSGGAGGQNVNKVSTGVRLTHIPTGTVVQSTVDRTQYGNRDRAMKMLQAKLYQMEQEKKAAEVDSLKGEKKEITWGSQIRSYVFTPYTMVKDHRTSFEVAQVDKVMDGDLDGFIDAYLKWRIS
- a CDS encoding ABC transporter ATP-binding protein is translated as MALLEVKQLTKHFGGLTAVGDVTLELNEGELVGLIGPNGAGKTTLFNLLTGVYEPSEGTVTLDGHLLNGKTPYKIASLGLSRTFQNIRLFKDLTVLENVLIAFSNHHKQHVLASFLRLPAFYKNEEELKSKALDLLKIFDLDGDADTLAKNLAYGQQRRLEIVRALATEPKILFLDEPAAGMNPQETAELTELIRRIKDEFKITIMLIEHDMNLVMEVTERIYVLEYGRLIAHGTPDEIKNNKRVIEAYLGGEA